The sequence AACATTGACATTAACGGCAGCGCCTATGTATATGTTTGTAAACTCTGCGAGAAGTCATGCATGAATATTACTATACCAAGTGATTCCAATGGATGTGCCCTATTTCATGAGATTAGAAGGTTAGGGATTTGGATCCGCCCACAATCGCCATTGAGCCATCAAAAATCAATCATTGTTTAATTATTTAAGTGAGTGAGGTTTTTACATGCTACGTGAAATAATCATTATTTAATGCCGCGATTTAATAAGTAATAAGACAAGGGTGATCATTATTTCGATCTATGTTGTTGGGGTGGGCCCCTGGGATCCCGAGCTAATTACCGTGAAGGCAATTAAAGTATTGAGTAAGGCGGATGTTATTTTCTACGGTTCATTGATTAATGAGGAGATAATAAGAATGTATGCACCTAGGGCGGAGAAAATATACATGGGCCATGTCAAGGGTGACGACCATAGGGAGTACGTTATTGAGGCACTAAAGATGGCTAGGAGAGGTCTTAATGTTGTTTTTCTCAAGAATGGAGACCCTGTAATATTCGGCAGGGGGATTGAGATCTGCAGGGAAGCGATTAGTAATGGCATTCATTGTGAAGTGATACCAGGGGTCAGTAGCTTCACAGCGGCTGCTGCCCGGTACCTAATCGAGTTGAAGGGCACGATCATGCTTATGGCCTATCCAAACATAGACTTTAATACTGATGCTGACGTTAGAGTCATATTCATGGGGTCGAAGATAGCCAAGGAATTAATACACAGGTTCAGTGATAATAACAAAATCATAATAGTTAGTAGGGTTACTTACCCCGATGAGGAGGCCCATGATATAGATGTTAGTGTCAAGGTTGATGGGCTCGATGTAAGGGCTCCATCATTGATCTTCGTATTAAGGCGTGATGAACATGGAAGCCACAGTACCTAGGTTAGTAATAGCTTCGTATAAGGGTAAGAATGGTAAGACCACCGTGACGTTAGCGCTGGCATATGCATTAATAAGGACTGGTTATAGGATCTCCATGTTTAAGGTTGGTCCAGACTACATAGACCCAAGCTATCACTCCGTAATAATCAACAAACCAAGCAGGAACCTTGATTATGTGCTTATGGGTAACAGGGTAATAACCAGGTTCTATAGGTACTCCATGGATTCCGACATTGCTATCATTGAGGGCGTCTCTGGCCTTTATGACAGCATGGACGGAGTTACTGAGGTTGGTAGCACCGCCCAAGTAGCGAAGTTGCTTGGGGCGCCAGTCGTTCTTGTGATCAATGGCGAGAGGATCAACAGGACTGTGAGAGCCATAATAAGGGGCTTAAGGATCTTCGACCCAAGCGTGAGGATCGTTGGTGCAGTAATTACGAATGTTAACCAGAGACAGTTAGATAAGTTGAGGACTGCCGTGGAGAACGAGGGCCTGGAGTTCCTGGGTTACGTACCGAAGCGCGATGATGTGGAGGAAGTCATGCAATATAGGCACCTGGGTTTAATGCATGCCGGGGAAGTAAATACTCAGCAGTTGATGAATGTATTTAGGGATGCCTCGGACTTCATAGATGTTAATAAGGTGATTAAAATCGCCAGAGAATACTCAGAGCCAATTGAGGTAAGGGATTACGCCAGTCCAAATGAATCCAAGGAAGTCACGACTAAGTTAAGAGTCGGCATATTAGGCGGTAGGGTGTTTACGTTTTATTATCCGGAGACCATTGAAAGGATCAGTAACTTTACAAGAGACCTTAAGTTCATAGATCCGGAGAGGGATCAAGAGCTTGGTGAATTGGACCTATTACTGATTGGTGGCGGTTTTCCTGAGGTCTATGGGGAGGACCTGGAGAGAAATCGTAGCCTTAGGTATGAGGTGAGGAGATTCATAGACTCGGGTGGGTACCTATATGCCGAATGTGGGGGCTTGATGTATTTAACGAATTCAATAATCCATAACAATGAGGAGTATGATATGGTGGGTGCCATAGATGCCACGACAATTATGCATAGGAGACCCATGTGGTATGGCTATGCCAAGGCCAGGGTAATTAGGGACTCCATTATTGGTAATACTAATACCGTATTGATGGGGCACGAATTCCATTACTCCTCATTGATCCTTCACGGCAATTATGACTTCGTTATTAAGTACGAGAGGGGCGTGGGGGTGAATGGTTTTGACGGCTTTCAAATAAATAATGCCTACGCCCATTACCTTCACATCCATCCAGATACTTATGATGTGATTGATAGGATACTCAGAAGAATCTTGGTTAATAAGACCAAGCCCTAGTTTAATTAAGTATATAGTCATTACCACACTGCATTGCCAGTATCCTAGCCTTATTGCCATTATCCATGAATGCCACCGACTTGCAACCATTAATATCCGTTGTGGGGAAGTAATCAACTAACGCCTTCGCAATTACCCTCCTAGCCCTACTAACGGTATTCGCATCCCCATACATATTAATTAATGCCTCATACAGCGAATTAAAGGCGGCAAGCCTAAGGTTATTGGGTAATATGAATAGAACGTTCTTAGGAAACTCCTGATATAACATTATGAGCCCATTACTGAGCCTTTCCCTGCCACTCAGGTAAAGTAATTTTACATAACTCTCAACCTCATCATCACTGAACCCTATTAAGCCCCAGTTACCCTTAATGGCCCCAATCACTGCCTGGGCAGTATCCTCATTTATACCATCAATATTCATAAAATACGCAAAAAGAAGTAACAAATATCCACCCAAACTTACCAAGTACCTACTCCTGCTAATTCTTTTCAGCAATCCCATCATCTCCAGTTCAGAGATCTTCCTGTAAAACGTCGCCTTACTAACATGCCCCGCCAATGACAACCACAATGGGTTTGGACCACCATCTCTCGTAGTCTCACGAATAGTGTGAAGAATAAACTTCAAAATCATCAAATGCGTAATATCAATATCAATGCCAGGTATCATTCAATATTTCTTAATGGCTAAACTAAAAATACTTATTTCACATGAAACTAAACCTAGTTACAATTACTAAAACAATGACGTACATACAATGCGTTGAACTAAATGTATCCAGTGAACTTAACAGTATTTTTATGAATACCATAGACCGATCGAGAAATATGACCCTGGTAGTAGCTTTAGTGAAAACGCTGAGTCATTCATTAATGTCAATAAGGTACTAATTAGTACATTCATTGAATATAATAGTAATATCAGGATCAAGATTTATACTGGGGATGGACAAAATGCTGAAGGAGCAACAGCACCATTAAATGATACTATAAATACAAAATCGAATCTAAGAAAAGAACATACACCATTAATGAAAAATGCTGCTATCATTCCGTAGATACTTTCTATGTAATGATACCCTTAACCACTTAATGCGGGTCTACAATAAAGTAACTAATAGTAATCATCCCAATTTACGAATTAATTGGCATCTTTATGATCAGTGAATTAATTAAGGAATTCCTTATACACATTGGATAATTATTAGGTTTATATTGATCGTCCCTGGGTACAGCATTATCATGCCATATTTCACGTGCATTGTGGAATAGTATTAATAAATACTTTTACATAAATATTATTGTGAGCAATGCAAGCATAATAAATAATATTATTGATAATGCAATAACTAAGGTTAAACTATTCGAGCCTAATTCATTAATTAGAGAGAAGGCTGACTTATTCGTTAAAATTCACTTAGTTCCTACGGAGCAATTAATCAAAATAGAGAAAGGCGTGGTAATTCCCACTACATACATAATTGACCTAGCCGTAATAAGCCCCTCGGTAACACGAATTAAGGATTACCTGGACATGCATGAAAAGGATTCCCTAAGCCTTGGCAGGAGAATGAGTAATGTTAAGGATAGGGAACGATTAATCACTGATTATATAGATTTAATCATAGGTACATTGAGGTTTTTCAAGGATTACTTCATATGCAGGCATGTC is a genomic window of Vulcanisaeta souniana JCM 11219 containing:
- a CDS encoding cobyrinate a,c-diamide synthase, whose amino-acid sequence is MNMEATVPRLVIASYKGKNGKTTVTLALAYALIRTGYRISMFKVGPDYIDPSYHSVIINKPSRNLDYVLMGNRVITRFYRYSMDSDIAIIEGVSGLYDSMDGVTEVGSTAQVAKLLGAPVVLVINGERINRTVRAIIRGLRIFDPSVRIVGAVITNVNQRQLDKLRTAVENEGLEFLGYVPKRDDVEEVMQYRHLGLMHAGEVNTQQLMNVFRDASDFIDVNKVIKIAREYSEPIEVRDYASPNESKEVTTKLRVGILGGRVFTFYYPETIERISNFTRDLKFIDPERDQELGELDLLLIGGGFPEVYGEDLERNRSLRYEVRRFIDSGGYLYAECGGLMYLTNSIIHNNEEYDMVGAIDATTIMHRRPMWYGYAKARVIRDSIIGNTNTVLMGHEFHYSSLILHGNYDFVIKYERGVGVNGFDGFQINNAYAHYLHIHPDTYDVIDRILRRILVNKTKP
- a CDS encoding SAM-dependent methyltransferase, with the translated sequence MIIISIYVVGVGPWDPELITVKAIKVLSKADVIFYGSLINEEIIRMYAPRAEKIYMGHVKGDDHREYVIEALKMARRGLNVVFLKNGDPVIFGRGIEICREAISNGIHCEVIPGVSSFTAAAARYLIELKGTIMLMAYPNIDFNTDADVRVIFMGSKIAKELIHRFSDNNKIIIVSRVTYPDEEAHDIDVSVKVDGLDVRAPSLIFVLRRDEHGSHST